The Manihot esculenta cultivar AM560-2 chromosome 1, M.esculenta_v8, whole genome shotgun sequence genome has a window encoding:
- the LOC122724979 gene encoding uncharacterized protein LOC122724979 has translation MDSQKLPDVINQESSITPSTLKNFFSRKYLDTPLFHIRALFRNERIVLPDPPPSGLIDPQRDRSLVFFVKQREYASQVPMDKNKPPKNFTLSRESMKAALDTFRAGRSMSEATQEVAQASGSQQASIVRTEAVPKEIDKPVEDLRLARADATPSFRDAPEERFEVFPTERGLPRVRWRSSRLVRVSKKLVPRSHLSIRESLRRGLSPGQLMLFLTGRRPRLPARLLLRRPLTSELFLLMLLLRLLPPRSLGLLNSQAQPPLEKEKTPVVPLLSSPDNEILNAEDITHQSPVSVVAEVLRERMFGGVTEASDPHLLAVTSLLASSTREQVAFRSQTRGELGDIIREMLLMVMGLFMEVDARDQSLRDTVDRQIEEARHEENLITISDARGHLAATQEHLKILQGELSYTQDALRRVDERAATTEVRRDEVLEQLSSLEEARRERDEAVGQRDEV, from the exons ATGGATAGCCAGAAGCTTCCTGATGTCATTAATCAAGAGTCTAGTATTACTCCATCCAccctaaaaaatttcttttctcgGAAGTATCTGGATACCCCTCTTTTCCATATCCGGGCTCTCTTTCGGAATGAGAGGATCGTCcttcccgatcctcctcccTCTGGTCTAATTGACCCTCAGAGAGACCGcagtttggtcttctttgtcaaACAACGAGAGTATG CTTCTCAAGTACCTATGGACAAGAATAAGCCTCCCAAGAATTTTACTCTGTCTCGAGAGAGCATGAAAGCCGCCCTGGACACTTTCCGAGCTGGGCGGTCCATGTCTGAAGCTACTCAGGAGGTGGCCCAG GCCTCCGGATCCCAACAGGCCTCTATTGTGAGAACGGAGGCTGTGCCCAAGGAGATTGATAAGCCAGTTGAGGACTTGAGGCTTGCGAGGGCGGATGCTACTCCATCTTTTAGGGATGCCCCTGAGGAGAGGTTCGAGGTCTTTCCAACAGAAAGGGGGCTCCCGAGGGTGAGATGGAGGTCGTCCCGACTGGTGAGGGTGTCCAAGAAGCTGGTGCCGAGGTCGCACCTGTCAATAAGGGAATCCCTAAGGAGAGGGCTAAGTCCGGGTCAGTTGATGCTATTTCTCACCGGAAGAAGACCTCGGCTGCCAGCGAGGTTGTTGCTAAGGAGGCCGCTGACAAGCGAGCTCTTCCTTCTGATGCTCCTACTTCGGCTCCTGCCCCCAAGAAGTCTCGGGCTTCTAAACAGCCAGGCCCAGCCTCCTCTTGAGAAAGAAAAAACTCCCGTGGTGCCCTTGCTTTCTTCCCCTGACAATGAGATTTTGAACGCAGAAGATATTACCCATCAATCTCCGGTGAGCGTTGTTGCAGAGGTACTACGGGAGCGTATGTTTGGCGGGGTCACTGAGGCTTCGGACCCTCATTTGCTTGCTGTCACTAGTCTTTTGGCCAGCTCTACTCGAGAGCAAGTAGCGTTTCGGTCCCAGACTCGAGGGGAGCTCGGGGACATAATCAGGGAAATGCTCCTCATG gtgatgggcctctttatggaggttgACGCCCGTGACCAGTCTCTCCGGGATACGGTGGACCGCCAGATTGAGGAGGCGCGACACGAGGAGAACCTTATCACGATCAGTGATGCCCGGGGCCATCTTGCCGCGACCCAAGAGCATCTGAAGATCTTACAGGGGGAACTCTCTTATACCCAAGATGCTCTCAGGAGGgttgatgagagggcagctacgACAGAGGTCCGTCGTGACGAAGTCTTAGAGCAGCTGTCCTCTTTGGAGGAAGCCCGacgggagagggatgaggctgtgGGCCAAAGAGATGAGGTCTGA